A genomic stretch from Neomonachus schauinslandi chromosome 14, ASM220157v2, whole genome shotgun sequence includes:
- the MORN3 gene encoding MORN repeat-containing protein 3, producing the protein MPISKCLQKSEPLWKGWDRKAQKNGLRHQVYAISGDCYVGEWKDNMKHGKGTQIWKKKGAIYEGDWKFGKRDGYGTLSFPDQEMGKPRKVYSGWWKDDKKSGYGIQFFGPKEYYEGEWCGNLRSGWGRMYYSNGDIYEGQWLNDKPHGEGMLRQKNGNCYEGYWQRGMKNGSGRFFHLDHGQLFEGFWVDNVAKCGTMIDFGRDEAPEPTQFPIPKIKILDPDGVLEEALAMFKKTEED; encoded by the exons ATGCCCATCTCCAAGTGCTTGCAAAAGTCGGAGCCCCTGTGGAAGGGGTGGGACCGGAAAGCCCAGAAGAACGGCCTGAGGCACCAGGTGTACGCTATCAGTGGTGACTGCTATGTGGGCGAGTGGAAGGACAACATGAAGCACG GAAAAGGAACACAGatctggaagaagaaaggagccATCTATGAGGGAGACTGGAAGTTTGGGAAGCGAGATGGCTATGGCACCCTCAGCTTTCCTGACCAAGAGATGGGAAAGCCCAGGAAAGTATACTCTGGCTGGTGGAAAGACGATAAAAAATCG GGCTATGGGATTCAGTTTTTCGGACCCAAGGAGTATTACGAGGGTGAGTGGTGTGGCAACCTGCGCAGCGGATGGGGCCGCATGTACTACAGCAACGGCGACATCTACGAGGGCCAGTGGTTGAACGACAAGCCGCATGGGGAGGGCATGCTGCGTCAGA AGAATGGGAACTGCTACGAGGGCTACTGGCAGAGAGGCATGAAGAATGGGTCCGGCCGTTTTTTCCACCTGGACCACGGTCAGCTGTTTGAAGGCTTCTGGGTGGACAACGTGGCCAAGTGTGGCACAATGATTGACTTTGGACGCGATGAGGCCCCTGAGCCCACCCAGTTCCCCATTCCTAAG